The Mesorhizobium koreense genome includes a window with the following:
- a CDS encoding ABC transporter permease has protein sequence MLALALLIGLCLSLLSPYFLTQSNIFNMLDQSVVIGIVSVGMTFVILIGGIDLSVGSVVGLTGIILGLSLHHMPIVPAIAVAIVAGGGIGLVSGLLISVFGLAAFVVTLGVMAIGRSLAYILSGQTAISNIPDAMQAIVYTNILGIPSNVLFLLILYLVGWAYLTYTKGGRTIYAVGSNIEAARAAGLNTLFYSVLPYVLSGALSAVAVTFSIGQLLSADPLMGNTMELDAIAAVVIGGASLFGGRGSMIGTLFGVFIMVMIRNGLNLMGVSPFWQGSAIGTIIIVALLVERLVSSRASR, from the coding sequence ATGCTGGCGCTCGCCCTTTTGATCGGGCTGTGCCTCTCGCTGCTGTCACCTTATTTCCTGACGCAATCGAACATCTTCAACATGCTCGATCAGTCGGTGGTGATCGGCATCGTCTCGGTAGGCATGACCTTCGTCATCCTGATCGGCGGTATCGATCTGTCGGTCGGATCGGTCGTGGGGCTGACCGGTATCATCCTGGGCCTGTCGCTTCATCACATGCCGATCGTGCCCGCGATCGCGGTGGCGATCGTGGCGGGCGGAGGCATCGGCCTTGTCTCCGGCCTTCTGATCAGCGTCTTCGGCCTGGCCGCCTTTGTCGTCACGCTCGGCGTCATGGCGATCGGCCGCAGCCTGGCCTACATCCTCTCCGGCCAGACGGCCATCTCCAACATTCCCGACGCCATGCAGGCGATCGTCTACACGAACATCCTCGGTATCCCCTCGAACGTCCTTTTCCTTCTTATCCTGTACCTCGTAGGCTGGGCTTATCTCACCTACACCAAGGGCGGGCGCACCATCTATGCCGTCGGTTCCAACATCGAAGCCGCGCGGGCGGCCGGGCTAAACACGCTGTTCTATTCCGTATTGCCCTATGTACTCTCGGGGGCGCTTTCGGCAGTTGCCGTCACCTTCTCGATCGGCCAGCTCCTGTCGGCCGATCCGCTGATGGGCAACACCATGGAACTTGACGCCATCGCCGCCGTCGTCATCGGCGGGGCGAGCCTTTTCGGCGGTCGCGGCTCCATGATCGGTACGCTTTTCGGCGTCTTCATCATGGTCATGATCCGCAACGGCCTCAATTTGATGGGCGTTTCGCCCTTCTGGCAGGGATCGGCCATCGGGACCATCATCATCGTTGCCCTCCTCGTGGAGCGCCTCGTCAGCAGCAGGGCCAGCAGATGA
- the denD gene encoding D-erythronate dehydrogenase, which produces MHILIIGAAGMVGRKLTERLVADGRLGSAAIERLTLADVVTPPAPQGFSGKVETVAADLSEAATAARLVVSRPDVIYHLAAIVSGEAEADFDKGYRINLDGTRFLLEAIRQEGMRQPYKPRLVFTSSIAVFGAPFPQVIPDEFFTTPLTSYGTQKAISELLLADYTRKGFLDGIGIRLPTICIRPGKPNKAASGFFSNILREPLVGQEAVLPVSPAVRHWFASPRAAVGFLVHAGTLDLAKVGPRRSLSMPGLSATVGEEIEALRRVAGDKAAGLIRREADETIIRIVDGWATNFDAHRALALGFKADADFDAIIRSHIEDELGGRIGG; this is translated from the coding sequence ATGCATATTCTGATCATCGGAGCGGCCGGCATGGTCGGCCGCAAGCTCACCGAGAGGCTCGTCGCCGACGGACGGCTAGGCAGCGCAGCGATCGAACGGCTGACGCTCGCCGATGTCGTGACGCCGCCCGCGCCGCAAGGCTTTAGCGGCAAGGTCGAGACCGTCGCAGCGGACCTCTCCGAGGCTGCGACCGCCGCCCGCCTCGTGGTCTCACGGCCGGATGTCATTTACCATCTTGCCGCAATCGTCTCCGGCGAAGCCGAGGCAGATTTCGATAAAGGCTACCGCATCAATCTCGACGGCACACGCTTCCTTCTCGAAGCCATCCGCCAGGAAGGCATGCGCCAACCCTACAAGCCGCGTCTCGTCTTCACTTCCTCCATCGCGGTTTTCGGAGCGCCCTTCCCGCAGGTCATTCCGGACGAATTCTTCACGACGCCGCTCACCAGCTACGGCACGCAGAAGGCGATCTCGGAACTCCTCCTCGCCGATTATACCCGCAAGGGATTCCTCGACGGTATCGGCATACGCCTGCCGACGATCTGCATCCGCCCCGGCAAGCCCAACAAGGCAGCATCCGGCTTCTTCTCCAACATCCTGCGTGAGCCGCTGGTTGGGCAGGAAGCGGTCCTCCCGGTCTCGCCGGCCGTACGCCATTGGTTTGCGAGCCCGCGCGCGGCGGTCGGCTTCCTCGTCCATGCCGGCACGCTCGATCTTGCGAAGGTCGGGCCGCGGCGTAGCCTCAGCATGCCCGGCCTTTCCGCCACCGTCGGCGAGGAGATCGAAGCGCTCAGGCGCGTTGCTGGCGATAAGGCGGCCGGTCTCATCCGCCGCGAGGCAGACGAAACCATTATCCGCATCGTCGACGGCTGGGCAACGAATTTCGACGCGCACCGTGCGCTGGCGCTGGGTTTCAAGGCGGACGCCGACTTCGACGCCATCATCCGCTCGCATATTGAAGATGAACTCGGCGGACGCATCGGAGGTTAG